The nucleotide sequence AGCATCTTACTAAATGAAGCTATGTTTCCACCCTCAGCTTTTTTTACTGCTGTGGCATATGCTACCTTTAGATCTACCTGAGCTCCTTCTTCTGATATTTGTTTCCCTACCCCTTTCATATATTCATCTGGGTACCTTTTCATTATTGGTAATCTTGCTATTATCATTGCTACCAGGATACAGGTCATAATTATCGTCCCATAAAATAATGGAAATCTTTCTGAAAATCCCAGCTCCTCTGCTACAAAAGAAGTAAATGATATCCCTACCACTGAAAAACAAGTCGAGATTATAATAGCTTCCCTCTTGGTATAATATCCCTTGGCATGCTGTTCATCGGTAACTAATATTCCCAAGGTTCCATCTCCTACAAATGAAGTGATAGCATCTACAGCACTTCTTCCCGGTACCTTAAATAAAGTTCTCATAATTGGTTTGGATAAGTTCCCCAAGAATTCCAATAATCCAAAATCTAAAAGAAATGGCAGTATTAAATTTCCAACTGTAAATGTTACTAACAATGACCCGATAAAATCATTTACTACCAGCCCACCTGTATATTCTCCAATAACCATCTCAGGTCCAACCTTAAAGTAAACCATGATATAAAATAAAGCACCTACGACTCTTACTACTAATCCTCCTAAACTCATATTAAACATAGAATCTAACATCTCATTGTCTTCAATAAATTTAGGTTTTACTAAACTTCCCAGTATACTAAGGATAATCGTTATGACTGATATCAACATCCCGTAAAATAATACCTGATCCTTAATATTATTCTTTACAAAACCATTGGCATGCCCTAAAAACACAGTTGTAGTTCCATTGAATGTTATCGGCAGGATAAATAGTGCTATCCCTAATAGCGATGGTAATATAAATTTTAAACTCTTTTTCATTTTTTCTCCTCTTTCTTCTTTTTTTTTATGTATTTTTACTGTTTAAAAGTAAATTTTAATGATTTAATACCTTGTCTAAAAATTCTTTGGTTCTTTCATGGGTAGGAGCTTCAAATAACTCCTTGGGACTAGCATCCTCCAAAACAACTCCATAATCCATAAAGAATACTCTATTGGCTACACTCTTGGCAAAGCCCATCTCATGAGTTACAACTATCATAGTCATACCAGATTTTACTAAATCTCTAATTACATCCAGTACTTCTCTTACCATCTCAGGATCCAGTGCCGATGTTGGTTCATCAAATAAAAGTACATCTGGCTCCATAGCTAACGCTCTAGCTATTGCAATCCTTTGTTTCTGCCCTCCTGAAAGAGAATCGGGATATACATCTGCCTTATCTTCCAGTCCTACTTTTTTTAATAAGGTTTTTGATTTTTCCATAATCTCTGTTTTTTTCATCTTTTTCACCTTCATAGGTGCCAGCATAAGGTTTTCTAATACTGTCTTATGAGGAAATAAGTTAAAGTGCTGAAATACCATCCCTACATTTTGTCTGACTTTATTTATATTCACCTTGGGATCTGTAAGATCTTTCCCCTGTACAACTACCTTTCCTGAAGTTATCTCCTCCATCATGTTGATACATCTTAAAAATGTAGATTTCCCAGATCCAGAAGGTCCTATCACTGCTACAACTTCTCCCTTATCTATATTTTTACTTATCCCCTTTATTACCTCCAGGTCACCATAACTTTTATATAAATTTTCTATTTTAATCATTAGTTTTTCACCTTCTCCTCGATTTTTCTCATAAATTTAGTAAATAAACTTGTCAGTATCAGGTAGATAACTCCAACCGCTATAAGTGGTTCTACCCCTCTATATGTCTGACTGGTTATTATATTTGCCGAACGCAGTAAATCTACCCCACCGATAAATCCAACTATAGATGTTTCCTTCAATAGTGATATAAATTCACTTACCAATGTCGGGAGTATCTTTCTCACTGCCTGAGGTACTATAACTTCCTTCATAGTAGTTAGATAATTCATCCCCAATGCTCTGGCTGCTTCACTCTGTCCCTTATCTAACCCTTCTATTCCTGCTCTTATAATCTCTGCTACATATGCTGCACTGTTTAATCCAAAGGCTAACCCTGCTACCACTAAGATTGGTACATCTCTCAGAGATCCCACAAATATTACATTGGCTAAAACCATCAGTTGTACCACAGCTGGTGTTCCACGAATTAGATCTACATAGATGAGCGCTCCCTGAGATAATGGATTAAATTTATTTTTAAATGGGTAGAAGTGACTCAGTCTGCAGAGTGCGAGTACTACTCCTAATACTATTCCAATTATTGCTGCTAAAATTGTTACATTGATGGAAAACAATAACCCTTTCAGGATATACATATATCTGTCCCCGTCTATAAATATTCCCTTAAGTGTTTCTAAATATGCCATTTTTCCTTTCCTCCTTATTTATTCATAAAAAAAATCCCAAAACACGTAGTTATACTACATCTCCTGGGATAAAAAAAGCCGTCATAGTTGACGGCTAAAATTTCAATACTTAATATACTCATAGAGACATAATGTTACTATCTCTAATCTTTGCAAAAAGTCTATCCGAAGATCAGCCTGTTTATAAATTTAGTTGGGTGTAATTTTCTTTCCCTTATCCTGCTGTTCATTAACATGGCGAAACCTCCTTTTTGAATTTTTTGCTCTAATTTATTTAAAGAAATACTATCATGATTTATTTAATTTGGTCAACTTTTATTTTAAAATATTTTTCTATTTTATTTATACGATCCTCTCAAACCTTGATATTTCATGGGTTCTGACACCATCATCTATTATAAATTTCCCTTTTTTTTTCTTGTCTCCAGAATCAAATACGGCTTCTCCATAGAAATCTACGAATTTAAATCTATAGTCAGGAGAATATATCTCAAAGGAATAATTACCCTTTAAAAGGTCTATTATATCTAACAATCTATCCAACAATTTTTTAGGCCTTCTAAAAAAAACATTTAAAATAAGTTCTTTTTCATCCTTTGAACTAATATTTAGATCTTCCAGCATGGAGTTTAAAATAAAAAAATTATCTATCTTTCCAACAAATTTTATTTTAAACTCATCTCGTTTAAAATCATCTTCGTCCAAAACTTTCATTATGCAAGGTCTTTAGTTCTTTTTATAGGGCACAGGTCCCCACACATAGTACAAGTTTCCCCATCTATTGGTTGAGATGATTTTCTATATGCCTTTGCTTTTACAGGGTCGATGCATAGTTCTAACATATTATCCCAGTTTAATTCTCCACGGGCTTTACTCATAGCATTATCCCACTCTATTGCCCCGGGAATTTGTTTAGCTATATCCCCTGCATGAGCCGCGATCCTAGAAGCGATTATTCCCTCTTTCATATCATCTAAATCCGGTAATCTAAGGTGTTCTGCTGGTGTTACATAACAAAGAAAATCCGCTCCACTGGCAGCTGCCAATGCTCCTCCAATCGCTGAAGTTATATGATCGTATCCTGGCGCAATATCAGTAACAAGAGGCCCCAATACATAAAATGGCGCTCCATGACATAATTTTTTTTCCAATTGCATATTAGCAGCTATCTCATGTAATGGAACATGTCCAGGTCCCTCTATCATTACCTGTACATCTCTTGCCCATGCTTTTTTTGTCAACTCTCCTAAAAATAATAACTCTTGAATTTGAGGAGCATCTGTTGCATCTTTTATACTTCCAGGTCTAAGTCCATCTCCTAAACTAAGAGTTACATCGTGCTCTACACATATATCAAGCAGTCTGTCATAGTGTTCATAGAATGGGTTTTCTTTTTTATTTAATTTCATCCATTCATATAAGATAGCTCCTCCACGACTTACAACTTTAGTTAATCTAGGGTTGTTATCTACTCTTTCTGCACATACTTGGTTTAAGCCTGCATGGATAGTCAAGAAATCTATCCCATTTTTTGCATGCTCTTCCACTACTTCGAAGAGGTCATCTACTGTCATATCTTTTATATTTTTCCCATATTTTGCTACTGCATCATACATAGGCACAGTTCCTAACATAACGTCAGAATATTCTACTAATTTAGTTCTAAATTCGTTGGTAGCTCCAAAGATACTAAGATCCATAATTGCATCTGCCTTATATTCCAATGCTTTTTTTACCTTTTCAAATTCTAAGTCTAAATCATATGAATCTTCCGATACTCCTAAGTTTACATTTACCTTAGTTTTTAGACCTTCTCCAACAGCTATTCCTCTAAGAGATTTATGATTTTTATTTGCAGGTATTACGATCTTTCCCTCACTCATCTTTTTAAGTAATGTCTTTTCATCTATAGTTTCAGATGCCAATACATCCCTCATTTCCTTTGTTATTATTCCTTTTTTAGCTGCATTCATCTGTGTTGTATAATTATTCATCTTGCCCCCCTATTTAATCTATTATTTCATTTAATTTTTTAATCTTTTCTACAATATTTTCTGCTCCTACTATCTCACTGACCATACATATACTGGCAGCTCCCAACCTTTTTACTTCCTCTACATTACTCTCTTTTATCCCACCAATTGCTACAAAAGGCAGATCTATATTTTTTATAACTTCTTCTAAATATTCCAGTCCTACAGGATCTTTTTCCTTCGTAGTTGTCTTAAATATAGGTCCTACCCCAATATAATCAGCTCCATCTGCCACAGCTTTCTTGGCGTGCTCCAGACAATGGGTAGATCTTCCTATTATCTTATCTTTTCCAATTAACTTTCTTACATGAGATATCTCCATATCATCCTGCCCTACGTGAACCCCGTCTGCATCTACTAAAATTGCTATATCTACATGGTCGTTGACTATAAAAATAACATTATTTTCAAGGCATAATCTTCTTATTTCTATAATCTCTTCTACCTTTTCCTTTATAGATTTTTCCTTCTCCCTGTATTGGATTATCTTTATTCCACCATCAATCATAGATCTCACACACTCTATATTAGACCTTCCATTGGCAAACTTCTCCCCTGTGATCCCGTATATTCCATGAGGTATAGTCCCTTTAGTTTTTTTCATAATATCCTCCCTTATTCATCACAAGATTAGCCATTATAGAAGCTACTATCAAAACCTTAGGAGAGTAGGTTTTATATTTATCGATCCCCTTTTTAAAATCTCCAACCACATATAGATTTTCACCAAATTTTTTAGTATGTATATTGTCGGTATCATGATGTGCTATCCCAGAGGCTGAAACAATAAGTTTATTAGAATCATAAAACTCCTCTACTAATAGAGTCTTATACTCCTTCTTATCAAAGGCTTCTACCAGGATATCGCAGTCAAAAAATAGATCTTTTATATTATTTTTTTCAATTTTTTTATCTATGATTTCAATCTCTAAGTTTGGTGCTATCCTCGTTAAATTTTCCCTCAATGCTTCTACTTTAGATTTTCCAATCTGATCATGAAAATAAAACTGTCTGTTGAGATTAGAATTCTCTATCCTGTCAAAGTCAGCTATCTTAAGGTTCGATACCCCGCTTCTTACTAAATTAACTGCTACATTTGATCCTATCCCTCCAGCTCCTAAAATACCTATCTTCATACAATCAGCTCCCAGTCTTTATGAACTACCTGATAACCCCTTTCTCTTATGGCACTTTCTGTCTCCTCCACACTTCTGTTGTCTGAAATTTCAAATTGTGGTGTTGATTTTTCCATATCACTATATGCTCCTACATTGGTTTTGGATCCTGCTGAAAATTTAGTCACTCCCAATCCAATCAGGTTATCCCTGAACTCCGCAACCTCTCTGGTAGATATATTTATCCCTGCTTTAGGAAGAAATAGTCTATAAGCCAAAACAAACTGAACAAAACTTGCGTCATCTAAGATATATTTACTCTTATAACCACCCTCTGCTTCATTTATACGAGGCAGTGAGATAGAAAACTCACTGTTTAAATATTTATCTGTAAGATATTCAGCATGAAGTCCCGATAGATAAGCTTCCTCTACCAAATCTCCCAATCCAAATAAGGTCCCGATATTTATACTTCTAAGTCCTGCTTTAGCTCCCCTTTCAGGTGTTTCCAGCCTCCACATATAATCTGATTTTTTTCCTCCCAGATGTACACTTTTATAGATTTTTTCATCATAAACTTCCTGGTATATAGTCAGTCCGTCAACTCCAATATTACCTAACCTCCTGTATTCTTCTGTCTCCAATGGGTATATCTCTACCACTACAGAATCAAAATGCTTTTTCAATATTTTAACTGCATCCTCTATATAATCTACTCCCACTAACCCTTCGGCTTCCCCTGTTAAAAGGAGGATATGTCTTATCCCTGTTTTGGCGATCTCTATAGCTTCAGCTTGTATCTCATTTAATTTAAGGTGTTTTCTATCAATCTTATTGTTTTTATTGAATCCGCAATAGGTGCATTCATTGGTACAGTAGTTTGAAATATACATGGGGATATACAGACTTATTATCTTTCCAAACTGCTGGACACTCCTCCTCTGGGCTTCCTTTGCCATCTCCTCCAGATGATCCTTGGCCTTAGGAGATAACAAATTTAAAAAATCAAACTTAGTTAATTTATCTTTTTTTATAGATCTTTTTATCTCTTCATGGGTAAGTTCATCCATATATTTTTCCATATCAAAATCTTTGAATTTTTCTACTTCTTTATAAAATGACATCTTTCCTCCTAATTATTATGTAAAAAACCTGTCAGTGGTGACGATGCATTGGCATATCTGCTTTCCTCTGCCATCCTAGCTTTGTATGCCATCCTTCCTGCTTTTACTGCCAATGCAAAAGCTTCTCCCATCTCAGCTGGGTTAGGAGAGCACGCTATTGCAGTGTTTACAAGTACTGCTGCTGCTCCCATCTCCATAGCTTCTGCTGCCTGGGATGGTTTCCCGATCCCTGCATCCACGATGATTGGAAGATCTATATTTTCTATCATTATCTCAATCATTGCCTTAGTTTCTATCCCACGATTTGATCCTATAGGTGACCCCAAAGGCATTACTGCTGCTGCTCCAGCTTCCTTTAATCTCTGTCCAGCTATTAGATCTGGAGTCATATACGGTAATACTATAAACCCTTCACCTGCCAGAACCTTCGTTGCCTTAATAGTCTCCGCATTATCCGGCATTAAATATTTCATATCATTTATTACCTCTATCTTAATAAAATCACCACATCCTGCAGCTCTTGCTATCCTTGCAATCTTTATGGCTTCCTCTGCATTTCTAGCCCCTGATGTATTGGGCAGTAGAGTAATGTCTTTAGGAATATAATTCAATATATTTTCATCACTATTATTTAAATTTACCCTTCTAAGAGCCATGGTTATTATCTGTGACTGGCTGGCCTCTAGCATCTTTGGTATCTCATCTTTAGAAGAAAACTTGCCTGTTCCTGTCAACAATCTGCTTTTAAATTCCACTCCGCCTAATATTAATTTATCCATCTCTATCCCCCTGATACAAAATATAATACTTCTACGCTATCTCTTAAATTCAAATTACTTCTCGACCAAAGGTTCTTTTTTACGACCTCATCGTTGTGTAAAATCACCACACCATCACTATCCAGCCCTAAACTTTTTACCAGATCATGGATATTTTCTGCTTCTACTTTTTTTACCTCACCGTTTAAAGTTATCTCCATCTATCCCCCTTTAGTCTTTATGTAATAAAAAAACCGTATACCCACAGGTATACGGTTATGATTGTTCTCTAAAAAAATATAACTTACTATAAATTTTATAAAAAAACTCCGCTTTCCTACGCTAGTGTTAACTAGATTCAGGTTCAAAGGGTCAGTAATTTTATACTTCTCAGCCACATGGCTCCCCTAGCTGTCTATTCGATTGTCTCTTTCTTGATTCAATTTTAGTTTATATATTTTTTCTGTTTTTGTCAATCTTTTCTTTTTTTTCTACCATTTTTTGAAACACTTCTGTAGAAATATTTCCTAGCCCTATGTCTATCCCTGCCCTGTGAAGTCCATGAAAATCAGAACCTCCAGTTAAGATAAGATCTCTTTTTTTAGCTATCTTCATAAGTTTATTTTTTTTTCTCAGAGCTATATTAGGATAATACAGTTCCAGCCCGTCCAATCCATTTTTTATCAAATTATCTATTATATTTATCACTGTATCATCTGGATGGGATATCAGATGTGGGTGAGCCAAGATAACTACAGCTCCATTGGCTTTTAATTTTTTTACTACTTCCACCATATCAACCCCTACCTTGGGAACGTATGCAGGTTTTCCGTCTCCCAAATACCTGTCAAATACTTGATCCATGGTAACTGCAAAACCTTTTTTTATTATTATCTTAGCTATATGAGGCCGTCCGATTACATTCCCAAGAACTTCCCCTTCTACTTCGGATAAACTTATATCTATTCCTAAATCAGCTAATTTTTTCAGTATCTCCAAGGTTCTATTCTGTCTTTTCTCTTGAAGATTTTTTAGCCATTCCAAAAATTCTTCATCCTCTAAATTTAAAAAATACCCCAGTATATGGATGTCTTTATTCAAAAAATTAGCTGAAACCTCTATTCCATTTATAAATGTTATACCTTTTTTTTCTGCCTCTATTCTTCCCTCTTTCAGTCCATCTACATTATCATGATCGGTAATAGCCATGACCTCTATATTATTTTGTTTAGCTCGTTCTATCAGCTGTGTAGGAGTCAGTGTCCCATCTGAAAATGTAGAATGCATATGTAAATCTATCATGAGTCCTCCTTTTTAATGTTTCATCCTTTCGCATATTTCTTTTAATTCATTATCTATATAAACCATATCCACCAGATCATCGATCCATGAATACCTATTTCTATTCTCTATCTCAGAAATAATATGAAGTGCTGTAGCTTTTACTGTAGTTTCTTCACTCCAAATTGCATGATTTAAAAATCTCAGATCATTCTCACCAGCTTTATTTAATCTTTTCATTGTATTTTTACATTCATCACATACATGGACACACCTCTCTAAGTCAGCATCTTCCTCAGTTTTTCCAACTTCGTATACACTGAGACTCCTTCCAGATTCTCCACATAGTTCACAGGTTGATTTTGATCTTCTTACCAATTCTTTTCCAAATTCTGCTACATTGTTTTTTCTTCCTTTACTTCTTCCTGTCCATTTAGCCATGATCCTATCTCCTTTTTATTTTCTTATTTCCACCTGTTATTATATCATAAACAACATAAAAACTTTAGTGTTAATAAAAAAATAGCGAAGATAGATCCCCGCTATTTTATATGTTCTATAACTTTTCCAATCCCTGCTTTAAATCATCTATAATATCATTTACACCTTCTAAACCTACAGATATTCTAACTAATCCATCTGTAATTCCTGATGCTAATCTCTCTTCTCTAGTATATGGAGAATGTGTCATCGATGCCGGATGCTGGATCAATGTTTCTGTATCTCCTAAACTTACTGCCAAAGTACATAACTCCAAGCTATTTAATAATTTCTTCCCAGCTTCTATTCCACCCTTTACGTCAAATGCTATTATTCCACCAAATCCATTCATTTGCTCCTTTGCAATCTCGTGTCCTTCATGAGATTCAAGCCCTGGATAATATACCTTTTCTATCATAGGATGATCATCTAAGAATCTAGCTATGTCATATGCATTACTGCAATGTCTTTCCATTCTAAGCTCTAAAGTCTTCATTCCTCTTATCATAAGAAAAGCGTCTTGCGGACTAAGAACTGAACCAGTCATATCCTTTACACCTATTAATCTTATTTGAGTTACTGTTTCTAAATCTCCTGCTACAAATCCTGCTACTACGTCTCCATGACCATTTAAGTATTTAGTTGCTGAATGAACTACTAAGTCAGCACCTAATTTTATAGGATTTTGAAGGTATGGTGTTGCAAATGTATTGTCTACTACTACCTTAGTTCCTTCATTTTTATGAGCTATCTCACAAACAGCTGTTACATCCACAACTTTTAAGTTAGGATTTGCCGGTGTTTCTAAATAAACTATTCTAGTATTAGGTTTCATAGCTTTTTTCACAGCTTCTAAATCAGAAGTATCAACAAATTCTACATCGATTCCAAATTTAGTTAATCCATGACACAAGAAAGCATATGTACACCCATATAAAGTTTTGTCAGCTAATAAATGATCCCCAGCTTTAAGCAATGTCCACATAGTAGATGAGATAGCTCCCATTCCTGAACTAGTTGCTAACGCCGCTTCTGCTCCCTCTAATAATGCTAATTTTCCTTCTACAACACTTGATGTAGGGTTTCCTAATCTTGAATAAATATATCCTGCTTCTTCTAAAGCAAACCTTTTACCACCTTGTTCTGCACTATCAAATACAAATGTAGAACTTTGGTATATCGGTGTAGTTAATGTTCCAAATGGATTTTTTTCTGCTCCTCCATGTATTGCCTTTGTTCCAAATCCTTTTTCTTGAATCCCTTTCATTTTAAGCCCCCTTAAATTTTAAAATGTTTCTACTCCATGTATATAACATTTTTTTCTAAAACACAATATTTTTTTAGAAAAAATATTATTTTAAAGAACACTTTTAGAGATTTTCTGTATCAACTTCCCATACCCATGGTTTTTTTCTCATAAGACCATCAGCAAACGGTATATGAACTGAAACTATAACAGCTAATAACAATAATTGCTGATACCACAATAGAGGCATAACTTCCAACGGTGTTACTTTCCCCCCTGCAAAACCTACTAAAATCAGCATTTGAGCTCCATAAGGGATAAAACCCTGAGCTATACAAGAAAAAATATCCAATATAGCGGCACTTTTTCTCGGGTCAACTTCATACTTTCTACAGAGTTTTTTAGCTATGGAACCATTTATAATTATTGCAACTGTATTATTAGCTACAGCCATATCTGTAAGTCCCACCAATGCCCCGATTCCTAATTGAGCTGTTTTTGGTCCCCTGATACTCTTTTGTATTTTTTCAAGGAGCCACTGAATTCCACCAGCTTTAGTAACCATAGCAGCTAAACCACCTGTAAGAAATGAAAGGAGAAAGATCTCATTCATTCCTACAAATCCATTATAAATTTCTTTTGAAAAAGTGAGGACAGTAAAATCTCCATAAATAAGACCGATTACTCCAGAAAGAGCAATTCCCCCGGTTAAAACTAGGAAAACATTCATTCCAATCAAAGAAAATCCAAGTACAAAGAGATATGGCAAAATTTTAATCAGACTAAAGTCATAGTTTTGAACCTCAGGTAAAATTTCAGGTCTTCCAAAAATAATTAGAAGTATAATTGTAATAATAGCTGCAGGAGCAGTAATTAAAATATTAACTCTAAACTTATCCTTCATCTCTACACCTTGAGTCCTGGTAGCTGCAATTGTAGTATCTGAAATTATTGAAAGGTTATCTCCAAACATAGCTCCTCCCATAACAGCAGAGAGCACTAGTGGAAGGGAAAGTCCCCCTTTTTCAGCTAATCCCACAGCAATTGGAGCAATGGCAACAATAGCACCTACAGAAGTTCCTGTAGCTGTAGAAATAAATCCGGCGATGATAAATAACCCGGCTGCAATATATTGTGCCGGTATATAAGTAAGTCCTAAATTAACAGTAGAATCTACTCCTCCCATGGCCTTAGATACTCCAGCAAATGCTCCGGCAAGAAGATATATTATACACATTATTATTATATCCTGATGACCGCATCCCTTGACAAAAGTACTAAATTTTTCGTTGATCGTGCCTTTAAAAAGAATAAAAGCAGTT is from Psychrilyobacter atlanticus DSM 19335 and encodes:
- a CDS encoding Na+/H+ antiporter NhaC family protein; protein product: MKQENVKASFKGLVPFFVFIGIYLGSGLMLQSQGVELAFYQLPAPIAAFAGIVTAFILFKGTINEKFSTFVKGCGHQDIIIMCIIYLLAGAFAGVSKAMGGVDSTVNLGLTYIPAQYIAAGLFIIAGFISTATGTSVGAIVAIAPIAVGLAEKGGLSLPLVLSAVMGGAMFGDNLSIISDTTIAATRTQGVEMKDKFRVNILITAPAAIITIILLIIFGRPEILPEVQNYDFSLIKILPYLFVLGFSLIGMNVFLVLTGGIALSGVIGLIYGDFTVLTFSKEIYNGFVGMNEIFLLSFLTGGLAAMVTKAGGIQWLLEKIQKSIRGPKTAQLGIGALVGLTDMAVANNTVAIIINGSIAKKLCRKYEVDPRKSAAILDIFSCIAQGFIPYGAQMLILVGFAGGKVTPLEVMPLLWYQQLLLLAVIVSVHIPFADGLMRKKPWVWEVDTENL